A DNA window from Vigna unguiculata cultivar IT97K-499-35 chromosome 10, ASM411807v1, whole genome shotgun sequence contains the following coding sequences:
- the LOC114166099 gene encoding 54S ribosomal protein L17, mitochondrial-like: MKMSLVRPLLTRRGFSTSSENLVASVLFERLPVVIPKIDPVVYAFQEFSFRWRQQYQRRYPDEFLDKSDARGKGDYQIDYVPAPRFTEADKNNDKRSLQRALDRRLYLLVYGNAHGAPSGKPVWHFPEKVYESEDTMRKCAESALESIIGDLSNTYFVGNAPMGHMVVQPTEDQSGSTSYKRFFFKSQVIAKNKFNIAKCEDFVWVTKDELMEYFPEQAEFFNKMIIS, encoded by the exons ATGAAGATGTCATTGGTTCGACCTCTCTTGACAAGGCGAGGATTCAGCACAAGCTCTGAGAACCTTGTTGCTTCTGTGCTCTTTGAGAGACTGCCGGTGGTCATTCCGAAAATTGACCCTGTAGTTTACGCATTTCAAGAATTCTC GTTTCGGTGGCGACAACAATATCAACGCAGATATCCTGATGAATTTCTTGACAAATCTGATGCAAG GGGAAAAGGTGATTATCAGATTGACTATGTGCCAGCTCCACGATTCACTGAAGCTgacaaaaacaatgataaaag GTCATTACAAAGAGCTCTTGATAGAAGACTCTACCTTCTCGTCTATGGCAACGCGCATGGAGCTCCTAGTGGAAAGCCTGTGTGGCATTTTCCTGAGAAAGTTTATGAATCTGAGGACACCATGCGCAAG tgTGCAGAGTCTGCATTGGAGTCAATCATAGGAGATCTTTCTAATACATATTTTGTTGGAAACGCTCCAATGGGCCATATGGTTGTGCAGCCTACAGAAGACCAGTCTGGATCCACATCTTATAAg AGGTTCTTCTTTAAGTCTCAAGTAATTGCTAAAAACAAGTTCAACATTGCAAAGTGTGAGGATTTTGTCTGGGTGACGAAGGATGAATTGATGGAGTATTTTCCTGAGCAAGCTGAATTTTTTAACAAGATGATCATTAGCTGA
- the LOC114165996 gene encoding homeobox-leucine zipper protein ATHB-12-like, translating to MEYTYSAEGAEAETYTSSSTTPSSAMRSSKKKANNNTRRFSDDQIKSLETMFETESRLEPRKKLQLARDLGLQPRQVAIWFQNKRARWKSKQLERDYGILQSNYNSLASRFEALKKEKQTLLIQLQKLNHLMQKPLEGGQSRTQVEAANSMDSESENGGTMKCEEEEKPSPSVERSEHVHGVLSDDDGSIKVEDFGLEDEHGLLNFGEHADDSLTSPEDWSAFESDGLLGQTTGDYQWWDFWS from the exons ATGGAATATACTTATTCAGCAGAGGGTGCAGAGGCAGAAACTTACACCAGTAGCAGCACCACCCCATCAAGTGCCATGAGATCATCAAAGAAGAAAGCCAACAACAACACAAGAAGGTTCAGTGATGATCAAATCAAATCATTGGAAACCATGTTTGAGACAGAGTCCAGGCTTGAGCCTAGAAAGAAGTTGCAGCTCGCAAGAGACCTTGGATTGCAGCCACGACAGGTTGCTATATGGTTTCAGAACAAGAGAGCTAGGTGGAAGTCAAAGCAACTCGAGAGAGACTATGGTATACTACAATCCAATTACAACAGTTTGGCCTCACGCTTTGAAGCTCTCAAGAAGGAAAAACAAACATTACTAATTCAG TTGCAGAAGCTGAATCATCTAATGCAGAAGCCATTGGAGGGAGGTCAGAGTAGGACACAAGTTGAAGCTGCAAACAGCATGGACAGTGAATCAGAAAATGGAGGCACCATGAAATGTGAGGAGGAGGAAAAGCCAAGCCCATCAGTGGAAAGATCAGAACATGTGCACGGTGTTCTGTCTGATGATGATGGTAGCATAAAGGTGGAAGATTTTGGCCTAGAAGATGAACATGGTCTCTTGAACTTTGGGGAGCATGCTGATGACTCCTTGACTTCACCAGAAGATTGGAGTGCTTTTGAATCCGATGGTCTCTTAGGCCAAACGACCGGTGATTACCAATGGTGGGATTTCTGGTCCTGA